In one Corallococcus sp. EGB genomic region, the following are encoded:
- a CDS encoding heavy metal translocating P-type ATPase, whose amino-acid sequence MVRKDARSLWQMAPLALALTGLAAGGILYVAHAGDAARWAWAAATAVVLVPTLVSVIKGLLRRETGVDLIAVLAMVGALALGEYLAGAIISVMVTGGAALERFAVARARRELSALLKRAPRIAHRRAGADIVDVDVAEVALGDVLLIKPGEVVPADGIIRGGRAVLDESALTGESKPVQLDADTPVRSGGTNAGGPFELRVTASAAESTYAGIIRLVQASEEAKAPFVRLADRYALGFLGLTLCLSAFAWFAAGSPTRALAVLVVATPCPLILAAPAAIIAGVSRAAKHGIIVKGGGPLETLARPQVLLLDKTGTVTSARPQVVAVEAFGHVSSDDVVRNAASVEQVSVHPFAPAILAEARSRSVAVSFPRDVREQMGTGIAGTVDSRRVAVGQLAFAAPDTPPTPELRSLAIRTAVEGSSSVYVSIDGSLAGALLLQDPIRPEAPRALRSLRAEGVRRIHMVTGDHPDVAELVGDALGIDRVFAERTPEEKVEVIKRVRAEGVTAMVGDGINDAPALALADIGVAMGARGATAASEAADVVLTADRLEGLLLAMRIAQRTRRIALESVFVGMGLSLVAMVFATAGYIPPVAGAILQEAIDVLVILNALRALGGGGLIAPRRAEAKGLAQGLASAHRSLRPQVSELAALAARLDSLKPPDARAQLQRIDEMLKAKLLPHEREEQQTAYPLLGKMLKDEDPTGPLIQTHHEIHRLTRLFDRLVAQLPPEGPRAEELRDLRRALYGLHAILTLHFAQEEELYSLFEA is encoded by the coding sequence GTGGTGCGCAAGGACGCCCGATCGCTGTGGCAGATGGCGCCGCTCGCCCTCGCCCTCACGGGTCTGGCGGCTGGCGGCATCCTTTACGTGGCGCACGCTGGCGACGCGGCTCGCTGGGCGTGGGCCGCCGCCACCGCGGTCGTCCTGGTTCCCACGCTCGTCTCGGTCATCAAGGGACTTCTGAGAAGAGAGACAGGCGTCGACCTCATCGCCGTCCTGGCGATGGTGGGCGCGCTGGCCCTCGGCGAGTACCTCGCGGGCGCCATCATCTCCGTGATGGTCACGGGCGGAGCGGCGCTCGAGCGCTTCGCGGTCGCTCGAGCCCGCCGTGAACTCTCGGCGCTTCTCAAGCGGGCGCCCCGTATCGCGCACCGGCGCGCAGGGGCTGACATCGTGGACGTGGACGTCGCCGAGGTCGCACTCGGCGATGTCCTCCTCATCAAGCCCGGAGAGGTGGTTCCCGCCGATGGCATCATCCGCGGCGGACGCGCCGTGCTCGACGAATCCGCGCTCACGGGCGAATCGAAGCCGGTGCAGCTCGACGCCGACACGCCCGTCCGCAGCGGGGGCACGAATGCGGGTGGCCCGTTCGAGCTGCGCGTCACCGCCTCCGCGGCCGAGAGCACGTACGCGGGCATCATTCGCCTGGTCCAGGCGTCCGAGGAGGCGAAGGCGCCGTTCGTCCGGCTCGCGGACCGCTACGCGCTTGGGTTCCTCGGGCTCACGCTCTGCTTGTCTGCCTTCGCGTGGTTCGCGGCCGGCAGTCCGACCCGCGCGCTCGCGGTGCTCGTCGTCGCGACCCCTTGCCCGCTCATCCTGGCCGCGCCGGCGGCGATCATCGCCGGCGTATCGCGCGCTGCGAAGCACGGCATCATCGTCAAGGGCGGCGGACCGCTCGAGACACTCGCGCGCCCCCAGGTGCTGCTGCTCGACAAGACGGGGACTGTCACGTCCGCGCGACCTCAGGTCGTCGCGGTTGAAGCGTTCGGGCACGTGTCCTCGGACGACGTCGTCCGGAACGCGGCGTCCGTCGAGCAGGTCTCGGTCCATCCATTCGCACCCGCGATCCTCGCGGAGGCGCGAAGCCGGAGCGTCGCAGTCAGCTTCCCGCGGGACGTTCGCGAGCAGATGGGCACTGGCATCGCGGGGACCGTCGACAGCCGGCGCGTGGCGGTGGGCCAGCTCGCCTTCGCCGCCCCGGACACGCCACCCACGCCGGAGCTGCGCTCGCTCGCCATACGTACGGCGGTCGAAGGTTCATCGAGTGTCTATGTTTCCATCGATGGTTCACTCGCTGGCGCCCTTCTGCTGCAGGACCCGATTCGACCGGAAGCCCCCCGCGCACTGCGCTCGCTTCGAGCCGAGGGCGTCCGGCGTATCCACATGGTGACGGGCGACCATCCCGACGTCGCCGAGCTCGTCGGCGATGCATTGGGCATCGATCGCGTGTTCGCCGAGCGGACTCCGGAGGAGAAGGTCGAGGTCATCAAGCGCGTCCGGGCCGAGGGGGTCACGGCGATGGTCGGCGATGGCATCAACGACGCCCCGGCGCTGGCGCTCGCCGACATCGGCGTCGCGATGGGCGCGCGCGGCGCGACTGCCGCCTCCGAAGCAGCGGACGTCGTGCTCACCGCGGACCGGCTCGAGGGGCTCCTTCTCGCGATGCGAATCGCGCAGCGCACCCGGCGCATCGCGCTGGAAAGCGTCTTCGTCGGGATGGGGCTCTCGCTCGTGGCGATGGTCTTCGCGACAGCGGGCTACATCCCGCCGGTCGCGGGAGCCATCCTCCAGGAAGCCATCGACGTCCTCGTCATTCTCAACGCGCTGCGCGCCCTCGGCGGCGGGGGGCTCATCGCGCCCCGGCGTGCGGAGGCCAAGGGGCTCGCGCAGGGGCTCGCCTCCGCCCATCGCTCGCTGCGCCCACAGGTCAGCGAGCTCGCGGCCCTGGCGGCACGGCTCGATTCACTGAAACCGCCCGATGCACGCGCCCAGCTCCAGCGTATCGACGAGATGCTCAAGGCGAAGCTCTTGCCGCACGAGCGCGAGGAGCAGCAGACGGCCTACCCCCTGCTCGGAAAGATGCTCAAGGACGAGGACCCGACGGGACCGCTCATCCAGACACACCACGAGATCCATCGGCTGACGCGTCTCTTCGACCGACTGGTCGCGCAGCTTCCCCCCGAAGGCCCCCGCGCGGAGGAGTTGCGCGATCTGCGCCGGGCCCTCTACGGCCTGCACGCGATCCTCACGCTCCATTTCGCGCAGGAGGAGGAGCTGTACAGCCTCTTCGAGGCATGA
- the eutB gene encoding ethanolamine ammonia-lyase subunit EutB, with translation MSVRIFDVLPHEDVLDYVQRLSGGFDARLYQQVLGAANAFKEGDAAIGVAASDEDSRRNARALLSRTRLDDLHAHPPFEDRLHVFNLEAWDSARWKRVGDWTLGRLKDFLLTGEESAVHGVLDGLPSDVIACVVKLMDDAELRAVGGRIFHPLPGSRVGARGYLGARLQPNSPTDHPEDIRWQVFNGWSFAVGDVVLGTNPVSSDVASVAAMESALHDVLVTFGLEDVMPHCVLAHIDVQAQVEALRPGTTGIWFQSLGGNEAANRTFDVTLEKMVAHAASRTGRWGLYFETGQGADATNGHHHGTDMLIHESRKYGFARALKRRVALAQAGAGRDAAPWVHVNDVAGFIGPEVFRTREQLVRCCLEDIVMGKLHGLTLGLDVCSTLHMDVTLEDLGWCQEQLAEAGPAYLMALPTRNDPMLSYLTTSFQDHVRLRERYGLKVDDRMWAFFQRLGVIDADGRPTKHFGDPAHVYVHYRRAQGDTRTEAELRVEAEARMAEVRARGVPLAVGHGDEPWMLEPTLEREVRGLYDDGKVGLWSELSDAAVASIQGAARLKTRSLDRRDYILHPPSGESLDEASEVTVRALRDQHAGRYDAQVVVSDGLDPRSLMDEGHLAPFLARLRAELEATGWTVAPEVLVVKHGRVRAGYQVGHLLFGAEGDLRPRALVHVIGERPGSGHHAFSAYLTAPDADTWAKPAAVDHDRTRLIAGISDTSVRPEDAAVESARILAEARTSTALLVSGMA, from the coding sequence ATGAGCGTCCGCATCTTCGACGTCCTCCCCCATGAAGACGTATTGGATTACGTGCAGCGCCTGAGCGGCGGCTTCGATGCGCGTCTGTATCAGCAGGTGCTGGGCGCGGCGAACGCGTTCAAGGAAGGTGACGCGGCCATCGGTGTCGCGGCGTCGGACGAGGACTCGCGGCGCAACGCGCGGGCCCTGCTGTCGCGCACGCGGTTGGACGACCTGCACGCGCATCCCCCCTTCGAGGACCGGCTGCACGTCTTCAACCTGGAGGCGTGGGATTCAGCCCGCTGGAAGCGCGTCGGGGACTGGACGCTGGGGCGGCTCAAGGACTTCCTGCTCACCGGGGAGGAGTCGGCCGTGCACGGCGTGCTCGACGGGCTCCCCAGCGACGTCATCGCGTGCGTCGTGAAGCTGATGGACGACGCGGAATTGAGGGCCGTGGGTGGGCGCATCTTCCATCCGCTGCCGGGCAGCCGCGTGGGCGCGAGGGGCTATCTGGGCGCGCGGTTGCAGCCCAACTCGCCCACGGATCATCCGGAGGACATCCGCTGGCAGGTGTTCAACGGCTGGTCCTTCGCGGTGGGCGACGTGGTGCTGGGGACCAACCCCGTGTCCTCGGACGTCGCGTCCGTGGCCGCGATGGAGTCCGCGCTGCACGACGTGCTGGTGACGTTTGGATTGGAGGACGTGATGCCCCACTGCGTGCTCGCGCACATCGACGTGCAGGCGCAGGTGGAGGCGCTGCGGCCGGGCACCACGGGCATCTGGTTCCAGAGCCTGGGCGGGAACGAGGCCGCCAACCGCACGTTCGACGTGACGCTGGAGAAGATGGTGGCGCACGCGGCGTCGCGCACCGGGCGCTGGGGCCTGTACTTCGAGACGGGGCAGGGCGCGGACGCGACGAACGGGCACCACCACGGCACGGACATGCTCATCCACGAGTCGCGCAAGTACGGCTTCGCGCGGGCCCTCAAGCGCCGCGTGGCCCTGGCGCAGGCGGGCGCGGGGCGTGACGCGGCGCCGTGGGTGCACGTCAACGACGTGGCGGGCTTCATCGGCCCGGAGGTCTTCCGCACGCGCGAGCAGCTGGTGCGCTGCTGCCTGGAGGACATCGTGATGGGCAAGCTGCACGGCCTCACGCTGGGCCTGGACGTGTGCTCCACGCTGCACATGGACGTGACGCTGGAGGACCTGGGCTGGTGCCAGGAGCAGCTCGCGGAGGCCGGGCCCGCGTACCTGATGGCGCTGCCCACGCGGAATGATCCGATGCTCAGCTACCTCACCACGTCCTTCCAGGACCACGTGCGGTTGCGCGAGCGGTATGGCCTCAAGGTGGACGACCGGATGTGGGCCTTCTTCCAGCGCCTGGGGGTCATCGACGCGGACGGCCGCCCCACGAAGCATTTCGGCGACCCGGCCCATGTGTATGTGCACTACCGCCGGGCCCAGGGCGATACGCGGACGGAGGCGGAGCTGCGCGTGGAGGCGGAGGCGCGGATGGCGGAGGTGCGTGCCCGGGGCGTGCCGCTGGCGGTGGGGCACGGCGATGAGCCGTGGATGCTGGAGCCCACGCTGGAGCGGGAGGTGCGCGGCCTCTACGACGACGGCAAGGTCGGGCTGTGGTCGGAGCTGTCCGACGCGGCGGTGGCGTCCATCCAGGGCGCGGCGCGGCTCAAGACGCGCTCCCTGGACCGTCGCGACTACATCCTGCACCCGCCGTCCGGCGAGTCGCTGGACGAGGCCTCGGAGGTGACGGTGCGCGCGCTGCGCGACCAGCACGCGGGCCGGTACGACGCGCAGGTGGTCGTGTCGGACGGGCTGGACCCACGGTCGCTGATGGACGAGGGCCACCTGGCGCCGTTCCTGGCGCGGCTGCGCGCGGAGCTGGAGGCGACGGGCTGGACGGTGGCGCCGGAGGTGCTGGTGGTGAAGCACGGCCGGGTGCGTGCGGGCTACCAGGTGGGCCATCTGCTGTTCGGCGCGGAGGGGGACCTGCGTCCGCGCGCCCTGGTGCATGTGATTGGCGAGCGCCCCGGCTCCGGGCACCACGCCTTCTCCGCGTACCTCACCGCGCCGGACGCGGACACCTGGGCGAAGCCTGCCGCGGTGGACCACGACCGCACCCGGCTCATCGCCGGCATCTCCGACACCAGCGTCAGGCCCGAGGACGCCGCCGTGGAGTCGGCGCGGATCCTCGCGGAGGCGCGGACATCAACCGCGCTCTTGGTGTCGGGGATGGCCTAG
- a CDS encoding ATP-binding protein produces the protein MLVAVPAPVAQDVERELCATAEGRACRIIRVESPPEPLPEGLVVLWDHGGPLEAVKARCQWAHARRLPTRTWLVVLTTREGVEAEALVEAGADECVAPPGTRWGARLVALRRRSADGDAQALRRARDMFQGALDAVPEPLFIKDREHRLVAVNSAYCRLQDQPAEALRGKPTSSQVPAHQAEASWRQDERAFTTGQTVEDEGTFTDAKGRSREVLTQRAAYMLPNGERFLVGLVRDVTERTRLETQRRLAERMTSVGTLAAGVAHEINNPLSYVTSNLAYLWERVAQPVVPSEQLEELRQVVAEALEGAGRVRSIVRDLRTFSRTEEEQHGPVDVLRAVEGAVKRMRDELQHRARLTCDLEPVAAVHGNEGRLAQVVTHLLMNALQAFGERPAEENVLKLRVRPGREGHVLIEVEDNGHGMSVEVRQRIFDPFFTTRSPRGGTGLGLSICLTLVHAMGGHIEVASEQGQGSLFRVELPALTLPPEAPRPAQPVSAVTEEPAQTVRATRSLRKLLLIDDEPAVGSAVSRLLRNLYEVHVTQDAREALKRLSHGEKYDAILCDLMMPGMSGMDFLVELERLAPELAPRTGLMTGGVNPQAREFVGRRARELLEKPFERDQLCTFVETLMQ, from the coding sequence ATGCTGGTGGCGGTTCCAGCCCCGGTGGCCCAGGACGTGGAGCGCGAGCTTTGCGCCACGGCCGAAGGGCGCGCGTGCCGGATCATCCGCGTGGAGTCCCCGCCGGAGCCGCTGCCTGAAGGGCTCGTCGTCCTGTGGGACCACGGCGGTCCGCTGGAGGCCGTGAAGGCGCGCTGCCAGTGGGCGCACGCGCGGCGGCTGCCGACCCGCACCTGGCTGGTGGTGCTGACGACGCGCGAGGGCGTGGAGGCGGAGGCCCTGGTCGAGGCGGGCGCGGACGAGTGCGTGGCGCCGCCCGGCACGCGCTGGGGCGCGAGGCTCGTGGCGCTCCGGCGCAGGTCCGCGGACGGAGACGCGCAGGCGCTCCGGCGGGCCCGCGACATGTTCCAGGGCGCGCTGGACGCGGTGCCGGAGCCGCTGTTCATCAAGGATCGGGAGCACCGGCTCGTGGCGGTGAACAGCGCCTACTGCCGCCTGCAGGATCAACCCGCCGAAGCGCTGCGCGGCAAGCCCACCTCGTCGCAGGTGCCGGCCCACCAGGCGGAGGCGTCGTGGCGCCAGGACGAGCGCGCCTTCACCACCGGGCAGACCGTGGAGGACGAGGGCACCTTCACGGACGCGAAGGGCCGCTCGCGCGAGGTGCTCACGCAGCGGGCCGCGTACATGCTGCCCAACGGCGAGCGCTTCCTCGTGGGGCTCGTGCGAGACGTCACCGAGCGCACCCGTCTGGAGACGCAGCGGCGGCTGGCGGAGCGGATGACGTCCGTGGGCACGCTGGCCGCGGGCGTCGCGCATGAAATCAACAACCCGCTCTCCTATGTGACGTCCAACCTCGCCTACCTCTGGGAGCGCGTGGCGCAGCCGGTGGTGCCCTCCGAGCAGTTGGAGGAGCTGCGGCAGGTGGTGGCGGAGGCGCTGGAGGGCGCGGGCCGGGTGCGCTCCATCGTGCGCGACCTGCGGACGTTCTCGCGCACGGAAGAGGAGCAGCACGGGCCGGTGGACGTGCTGCGCGCGGTGGAGGGCGCGGTCAAGCGGATGCGCGACGAGCTTCAGCACCGCGCGCGCCTGACGTGCGACCTGGAGCCGGTGGCCGCGGTGCACGGCAACGAAGGGCGGCTGGCGCAGGTGGTGACCCACCTGTTGATGAACGCGCTCCAGGCCTTTGGCGAGCGGCCCGCGGAAGAGAACGTGCTCAAGCTGCGCGTGCGCCCGGGCCGCGAGGGCCACGTGCTGATTGAAGTGGAGGACAACGGGCACGGCATGTCCGTGGAGGTGCGTCAGCGCATCTTCGACCCGTTCTTCACCACGCGCTCGCCCAGGGGGGGCACGGGCCTGGGCCTGTCCATCTGCCTCACGCTGGTGCACGCGATGGGCGGCCACATCGAGGTGGCCAGCGAGCAGGGGCAGGGCAGCCTCTTCCGCGTGGAGCTGCCTGCGCTCACGTTGCCGCCTGAAGCACCTCGGCCCGCGCAGCCCGTCTCGGCCGTGACGGAGGAGCCCGCGCAGACGGTGCGCGCGACGCGGAGCCTGCGCAAGCTGCTGCTCATCGACGACGAGCCGGCGGTGGGCAGCGCGGTGAGCCGGCTCTTGCGCAACCTCTACGAAGTGCACGTCACCCAGGACGCGCGTGAGGCATTGAAGCGGCTGTCGCACGGCGAGAAGTACGACGCCATCCTCTGCGACCTGATGATGCCGGGCATGAGTGGCATGGACTTCCTCGTCGAACTGGAGCGGCTGGCGCCGGAGCTGGCGCCGCGCACCGGCCTGATGACGGGCGGGGTGAACCCGCAGGCCCGCGAGTTCGTGGGCCGCCGCGCGCGAGAGCTGCTGGAGAAGCCCTTCGAGCGCGACCAGCTGTGCACCTTCGTCGAGACCCTGATGCAATGA